One genomic window of bacterium includes the following:
- a CDS encoding ABC transporter permease produces the protein MASKPFPAARAAGSGSWSEGLRRRLVRARRYPAAMLAAALLAVLALAAVSASALSPYDPSAMMTGPALAPPNAAHWFGTDRYGRDLLSRLLYGSRISLPIGVLAVSFSVVLGSLLGLAAGFLGGRVDAVGSGAIDILLGFPPIMLALLIIAVLGVGIQNVVIAVGVGGIPRFARIVRGTAIAIREHTYIEAGRAMGAGAARLIRRHVLPNALPPIIVLATLYVGSAILDTSSLGFLGLGVQPPTPEWGTMLSEGREFMRYAPWLMVFPGMLVFVTVVAINLVGDYLRAVLDPRLKGR, from the coding sequence TTGGCTAGCAAACCGTTCCCCGCGGCGCGTGCGGCCGGCTCGGGCTCCTGGTCGGAGGGGCTGCGGCGGCGCCTCGTTCGCGCGCGCCGGTATCCGGCGGCCATGCTGGCCGCCGCCCTGCTCGCCGTCCTCGCCCTTGCCGCGGTCTCGGCCTCGGCGCTGAGTCCCTACGACCCCTCGGCGATGATGACGGGGCCCGCGCTCGCGCCGCCCAACGCCGCGCACTGGTTTGGCACGGACCGGTACGGGCGGGACCTCTTGAGCCGCCTCTTGTACGGCTCTCGTATCTCGTTGCCGATCGGTGTGCTGGCCGTATCGTTCTCGGTCGTCTTGGGATCGCTGCTGGGCCTGGCCGCGGGTTTTCTCGGCGGCCGCGTCGATGCCGTGGGATCCGGCGCCATCGACATCCTGCTGGGATTCCCGCCGATCATGCTCGCGTTGCTGATCATCGCGGTGCTCGGCGTCGGCATTCAAAACGTCGTGATCGCGGTCGGGGTCGGCGGCATCCCGCGGTTCGCGCGCATCGTGCGCGGAACGGCGATCGCGATTCGCGAGCACACCTATATCGAGGCCGGGCGCGCCATGGGGGCCGGGGCCGCGCGCCTGATCCGCCGCCACGTGCTCCCAAACGCGCTGCCGCCGATCATCGTGCTGGCGACGCTCTATGTCGGCTCGGCCATTCTCGACACGTCGTCGCTCGGCTTCCTGGGCCTCGGGGTGCAGCCGCCGACGCCCGAGTGGGGGACCATGCTGAGCGAGGGGCGCGAGTTCATGCGCTACGCGCCGTGGCTGATGGTCTTCCCCGGGATGCTGGTCTTTGTCACCGTGGTCGCGATCAAT
- a CDS encoding ABC transporter permease, with product MSRYMLRKLLWAVPVLVVATTCAFLVLHLIPGDPVNLMLSGRPASDTVRANLRAKLGLNRPLPAQYVYFVVHALHGDFGQSFATGQPVSQVIAQQLPASLQLAGAGLVVGIGGGLFLGLVAGLYPNTAVDAAAMFVALVGISMPGYWTAMLLIYFFGLRLGWVPIVGSGLPVLILPAIVFGSYAIGNLARLVRSSILDVRGEDYIRTARAKGLLERTVVLRHALRNALFPVVTMMGLLLGLFVGGGVITETVFARQGIGALLVTSILTKDYPVVQAVLLLTTAAYVLSNVLVDVLYGVIDPRVRFG from the coding sequence ATGTCGCGGTACATGCTGCGCAAACTGCTGTGGGCCGTGCCCGTCCTCGTGGTCGCCACGACCTGCGCGTTTCTGGTGCTCCACTTGATCCCGGGGGACCCGGTCAATCTGATGCTGTCCGGCCGGCCGGCGTCGGACACCGTCAGGGCAAACCTGCGGGCGAAACTGGGGCTGAACCGGCCGCTGCCGGCGCAGTACGTCTATTTCGTCGTGCACGCGCTCCACGGCGACTTCGGGCAGTCGTTTGCGACCGGCCAGCCCGTTTCCCAGGTCATCGCGCAGCAGTTGCCGGCCAGCCTGCAGCTCGCCGGCGCCGGCCTCGTTGTGGGGATCGGGGGAGGGCTTTTCCTCGGCCTGGTGGCCGGGTTGTATCCGAACACAGCGGTCGACGCGGCCGCGATGTTTGTCGCGCTGGTCGGCATCTCCATGCCCGGGTATTGGACCGCGATGCTGCTGATCTACTTTTTCGGTCTACGGCTCGGATGGGTGCCCATCGTCGGGAGCGGCCTGCCGGTCCTCATCCTGCCGGCGATCGTCTTCGGCTCGTACGCCATCGGCAACTTGGCGCGGTTGGTCCGCTCCAGCATTCTCGACGTGCGCGGCGAGGACTACATCCGGACGGCCCGCGCCAAGGGTCTCCTCGAACGGACCGTCGTGCTGCGCCATGCCCTGCGGAACGCGCTCTTCCCGGTGGTGACCATGATGGGGCTGCTGCTGGGCCTCTTCGTCGGCGGCGGCGTGATTACCGAAACCGTCTTCGCGCGCCAGGGCATCGGCGCGCTGCTGGTCACGTCGATTCTCACCAAGGACTACCCGGTGGTCCAGGCCGTGCTGCTGCTGACGACCGCCGCGTACGTGCTGTCGAACGTGCTCGTCGACGTGTTATACGGCGTGATTGATCCGCGGGTCCGCTTTGGCTAG
- a CDS encoding ABC transporter substrate-binding protein, producing MKDTRLGTFSRRTLLGGAAGAALGGAALAGWSREASAQGRSDATVTWGEDQDYATLDPRVTQSRHEAQAIMQMFESLLFLDTDGKFYPWLAQRWEYSKDGKSITFSLRHDVKFHDGTPFNAEAVKFTFDTIMDPKLGSQGAIDFLGPYKSTDVLDPYTVRVNWTEPFAAALTNLSNPWLLSIVSPAAVRKLGNDGFARNPVGTGPFKFVEWVPRVRVVMERNDAYNWAPGPFKRQGPSALRRVVVRIIPDNSTRVAALDKGEIDVCDQVPPIEVKRFQGSQGFDMMIGDVSGIPLAHLINTQLEPTNDLRVRQAYMYAINRPQVAQQVFFGVAKPAYGPITPTTPGYWPGVEKMFAYDPAKARQLLDEAGWTMGPGGVRTKNGRPLEIHFITLLEPDLEVAVQAAVKDVGIKLNVERVTKARQDEMVMHGQYNIGEIRWVAVDPSVLDIPLFSRNIPAPGKFKFNWSRFGSPELDRLLRVADGQIDSRQRAKTLADIQRVVLDRGLMFPVHVSPQPVGFRRAVRNLKWAQGYWQVLFYGASVA from the coding sequence GTGAAGGACACGAGACTCGGGACGTTCTCGCGACGCACGCTGTTGGGCGGAGCGGCGGGGGCCGCGCTCGGGGGCGCCGCGCTGGCCGGGTGGAGCCGGGAGGCGTCCGCGCAAGGACGCTCCGACGCGACGGTCACATGGGGTGAGGACCAGGACTATGCCACCCTCGATCCCCGCGTCACTCAGTCGCGCCACGAGGCGCAGGCGATCATGCAGATGTTCGAGAGCCTGCTCTTCCTCGATACGGACGGCAAGTTCTATCCGTGGCTGGCCCAGCGGTGGGAGTACTCGAAAGACGGCAAGAGTATCACGTTCTCGCTGCGGCACGATGTCAAGTTCCACGACGGGACGCCGTTCAACGCCGAGGCCGTCAAGTTTACCTTTGACACGATCATGGACCCGAAGCTGGGGTCGCAGGGCGCGATTGACTTTCTGGGGCCGTACAAGTCCACGGACGTGCTCGACCCGTACACGGTCCGGGTGAACTGGACGGAGCCGTTCGCGGCCGCGCTCACAAATCTGAGCAACCCGTGGCTGCTCAGTATCGTGTCGCCGGCCGCGGTGCGAAAATTGGGCAACGACGGTTTCGCGCGCAATCCGGTGGGGACGGGGCCGTTCAAGTTCGTCGAATGGGTGCCGCGCGTACGCGTCGTGATGGAGCGAAACGACGCCTATAACTGGGCGCCGGGTCCGTTCAAGCGGCAGGGGCCGAGTGCCCTCAGGCGCGTGGTCGTCCGCATCATTCCCGACAACTCCACCCGGGTCGCCGCGCTCGACAAGGGCGAGATCGACGTATGTGACCAGGTCCCGCCGATCGAAGTGAAGCGTTTCCAGGGCAGCCAGGGGTTCGACATGATGATCGGCGACGTGTCCGGCATCCCGCTGGCGCACCTCATCAACACACAGCTGGAGCCGACCAACGACCTGCGCGTGCGGCAGGCCTACATGTATGCGATCAACCGGCCGCAGGTCGCGCAGCAGGTCTTTTTCGGCGTGGCCAAGCCGGCGTACGGGCCGATCACGCCGACGACCCCGGGCTACTGGCCGGGCGTCGAAAAGATGTTTGCCTACGACCCGGCCAAGGCGCGGCAGCTGCTGGACGAGGCGGGCTGGACGATGGGACCGGGCGGCGTGCGCACGAAGAACGGCCGGCCGCTCGAGATCCACTTCATCACGCTGCTCGAACCCGACCTCGAGGTGGCCGTTCAGGCGGCCGTCAAAGATGTCGGCATCAAGCTCAACGTGGAACGGGTGACCAAGGCGCGGCAGGACGAGATGGTCATGCACGGCCAGTACAATATCGGCGAAATCCGGTGGGTGGCCGTCGACCCCAGCGTCCTCGACATCCCTCTCTTTTCCCGAAACATCCCGGCGCCCGGCAAGTTCAAGTTCAACTGGTCGCGGTTCGGCTCGCCCGAGCTGGACCGGCTGCTGCGCGTGGCCGACGGCCAGATCGACTCCAGGCAGCGAGCCAAGACGCTCGCCGATATTCAACGCGTGGTCCTGGACCGCGGGCTCATGTTTCCGGTCCACGTGAGTCCGCAGCCGGTGGGCTTCCGGCGCGCCGTCCGCAATCTCAAGTGGGCGCAAGGCTACTGGCAAGTGCTGTTCTACGGCGCATCTGTAGCCTGA
- a CDS encoding amidohydrolase family protein: protein MARVVLRGGHVLDVRRGARVPADVLVDGNRIARIAAAGELGASPGAAALNVEGQTILPGFSNNHVHVGWSGRGWDGGPTGILRDESLNDSDGINGIKAAANLRKSLRVGLTALRDVGMRVSAVDAKEALRRGLLKGPRLFIAGKAIMCTGGHTWWCGREADGIDGIRAAVREQVKLGADHIKVIANERTPQYSVDELRAAADEAHRLGRRITAHASIREAIANVVAAGFDSIEHGGPVDDDVLARIVERRMFVVPTFSPRVLQTERGPARGMPAEVAAARKKQAEQAPPGAFLRRMREAGVKFAFGTDAGSPCVPHDEIMGEMEALLRYEAVDSPLDVIQMLTVNSAELRGDADRLGTVEEGKLADLVTVNGDPLTDVRVLGAVRHVFVDGAHLVDNGELRDWYDW from the coding sequence GTGGCGCGAGTGGTGTTGAGGGGAGGACATGTGCTGGACGTCCGGCGGGGGGCGCGGGTTCCCGCCGACGTGCTGGTGGACGGCAACCGGATCGCGCGCATCGCGGCGGCCGGCGAATTGGGCGCGTCCCCGGGGGCCGCGGCGCTCAACGTCGAGGGCCAGACGATCCTGCCCGGATTCTCCAATAACCACGTGCACGTGGGATGGAGCGGCAGGGGGTGGGACGGCGGCCCGACGGGGATCCTGCGGGACGAGTCGCTGAACGACTCCGACGGCATCAACGGAATCAAGGCCGCCGCAAATCTGCGCAAGTCGCTCCGCGTGGGGCTGACGGCGCTCCGCGACGTCGGTATGCGTGTGAGCGCCGTCGACGCCAAAGAAGCGCTGCGGCGCGGGCTGCTCAAAGGGCCGCGGCTCTTCATCGCCGGCAAGGCCATCATGTGCACGGGCGGTCACACCTGGTGGTGCGGCCGCGAAGCCGACGGCATCGACGGCATCCGGGCGGCCGTTCGCGAACAGGTGAAGCTCGGCGCCGACCACATCAAGGTCATCGCCAACGAACGGACGCCGCAGTACTCGGTCGACGAACTGCGCGCGGCGGCGGACGAAGCGCACCGGCTCGGACGCCGCATTACGGCCCACGCCTCGATTCGCGAGGCCATCGCGAACGTCGTCGCGGCCGGGTTCGATTCAATCGAACACGGCGGTCCGGTGGACGACGACGTGCTCGCGCGGATTGTGGAGCGCCGGATGTTTGTGGTGCCGACGTTTTCACCCCGGGTCCTGCAGACCGAGCGCGGCCCGGCGAGGGGGATGCCCGCGGAGGTCGCCGCGGCGCGCAAAAAGCAGGCCGAGCAGGCTCCGCCGGGCGCGTTTCTGCGGCGCATGCGCGAAGCGGGCGTCAAATTCGCCTTCGGCACGGATGCGGGGAGCCCGTGCGTCCCGCACGACGAGATCATGGGCGAGATGGAGGCGCTGCTCCGGTACGAGGCCGTTGACTCACCGCTCGACGTGATCCAGATGCTGACCGTCAACAGCGCCGAGCTGCGCGGTGACGCCGACCGGCTCGGCACCGTGGAGGAAGGGAAGCTCGCGGACCTCGTGACGGTGAACGGCGATCCGTTGACCGACGTCCGCGTCCTCGGCGCGGTGCGCCACGTGTTCGTAGACGGCGCCCATCTGGTCGACAACGGAGAGCTCCGGGATTGGTACGATTGGTGA
- a CDS encoding Gfo/Idh/MocA family oxidoreductase, translating to MDPLRTLLVGLGARGRVWARLLDEEPRVNVVGYVDRSDERLARMQETGPAAGGWFTSLAAALGALRPDLVVLATPPMDRFEDACTIFDHGAHLLSEKPLAVDIAEAIRIVEAAEGAGRTLTVAVNFRYQHCVARAREIFRGGEIGAPEFARYVYWRNRDGYRPGLNRYPLTMLHPMLYEQTIHHLDTMRFVYDAELERVSCRCHNPTWSMYRHDATVSAVFEFAGGIFVTYIGTWSAQTKMTTFEWRTDCGNGALVQREMFADLHIARGRDAERTAPIELPYQQPLVDDARLLLAHVAAQLQEGVARPHPSGADHLRTLGAIAACEESHRTGRAVVMEEFYARHDVPAARPIT from the coding sequence ATGGACCCGTTGCGCACGCTTTTGGTCGGCCTCGGGGCCCGCGGGCGCGTCTGGGCGCGCCTCCTCGACGAAGAGCCCCGCGTCAACGTCGTAGGCTACGTCGACCGGTCGGACGAGCGGCTTGCTCGCATGCAAGAGACCGGGCCGGCGGCCGGCGGCTGGTTTACGTCGCTCGCCGCCGCGCTCGGGGCCCTGCGCCCCGACCTCGTGGTGCTCGCGACGCCGCCGATGGACCGATTCGAAGACGCGTGTACCATTTTCGACCACGGCGCCCATCTCCTCTCGGAAAAGCCGCTCGCCGTTGACATCGCCGAGGCGATCCGCATCGTCGAGGCCGCCGAGGGTGCCGGCCGGACGCTGACGGTCGCGGTGAATTTCCGTTACCAGCACTGCGTCGCCAGAGCGCGGGAGATTTTCCGCGGAGGGGAGATCGGCGCCCCCGAGTTCGCCCGCTACGTCTACTGGCGGAATCGTGACGGCTACCGGCCGGGTTTGAACCGCTATCCGCTGACGATGCTTCACCCTATGCTGTACGAACAGACCATTCATCACCTCGACACGATGCGCTTCGTCTACGACGCCGAACTCGAACGGGTCTCATGCCGGTGCCACAATCCCACGTGGAGCATGTACCGGCACGACGCCACGGTGTCCGCGGTGTTTGAGTTCGCAGGCGGGATCTTCGTCACGTACATCGGCACGTGGTCGGCGCAGACAAAGATGACCACATTCGAGTGGCGGACGGACTGCGGGAACGGCGCGCTGGTCCAGCGCGAGATGTTCGCGGATCTGCACATCGCCCGCGGCCGGGACGCGGAACGGACGGCGCCGATCGAGCTGCCGTATCAGCAGCCGCTCGTCGACGACGCGCGGCTGCTCCTCGCGCACGTGGCGGCGCAGCTGCAAGAGGGCGTCGCCCGGCCTCATCCGTCGGGCGCGGATCACCTCCGGACCCTCGGCGCGATCGCGGCGTGCGAAGAGTCACACCGGACCGGCCGGGCCGTCGTTATGGAAGAGTTCTACGCGCGCCACGATGTGCCGGCGGCGCGCCCCATCACGTGA
- a CDS encoding ABC transporter substrate-binding protein, whose protein sequence is MGLHGMTRRSLLLATCSALAGASAAGRSWAAAAPGGALTIAMPADAEPASLDGQVDPYVSAWLLNSFVTDPLVMLTSSGRYIPMLATGWTTAADGRVWTLSLRQGLVFQDGTPFDAEAVKFNIDRVMNPETHSALMASYLGVKNYLKTEVVDRLTVRVIYGSPVPALLYGLSIFPLWSPTAVRQFGSGFQQHLVGEGAFRLAGWARGDNVRFVRNPAYHGARPWQEHEGAPFLESITVRFVGDQGVLGQILKTGEANLVAGLPAQAVGTYANQPGYEVVAGYQSGNGMMFSMNTARPALNDVRVRRALRYAYDQDRMNQTLYGGSYVTVRGPLTKYTLYYWKGAENAYRLDPGRARSLLDEAGWKDNPRTGVREKDGRPLTLTIVMLHHKEIGEYLAAQLRAVGVDLRVEVVPGPVQLQRAFSGDFDIIYERLRSYEPDILADEFYSKNYRPGGWAWTRYQNAALDKVLLETQSTTDPARRRALFTEAQKTVTEQALYLPTLDDPQYYAMTRKVRGFRLGAIGSWYFVNDVSIST, encoded by the coding sequence ATGGGCCTGCATGGCATGACCCGCCGAAGCCTACTCCTTGCCACGTGCTCGGCGCTCGCCGGTGCGTCGGCCGCCGGACGCTCTTGGGCGGCCGCGGCGCCCGGCGGCGCGCTGACGATCGCGATGCCCGCCGATGCCGAGCCGGCGTCGCTCGACGGACAAGTCGATCCCTATGTCAGTGCGTGGTTGCTCAACTCCTTTGTCACCGACCCGCTGGTCATGCTGACGTCATCCGGCCGGTACATCCCGATGCTGGCCACGGGGTGGACGACCGCCGCCGATGGCCGCGTCTGGACACTCTCGCTGCGCCAAGGTCTCGTCTTTCAGGACGGCACGCCGTTCGACGCCGAGGCCGTGAAGTTCAACATCGACCGCGTCATGAACCCGGAGACGCACTCGGCGCTGATGGCGAGCTATCTCGGCGTGAAAAATTACCTCAAGACCGAGGTGGTCGACCGCCTGACGGTTCGTGTCATTTATGGTTCCCCGGTTCCCGCGCTGCTGTACGGACTCAGCATCTTTCCGCTGTGGTCACCCACCGCGGTCAGGCAGTTTGGGAGCGGCTTCCAGCAGCACCTCGTTGGTGAAGGCGCCTTTCGGCTGGCCGGCTGGGCGCGCGGCGACAACGTCCGCTTCGTGAGGAACCCCGCCTATCACGGGGCCCGCCCGTGGCAGGAGCACGAGGGGGCGCCGTTTCTCGAAAGCATTACGGTACGATTTGTCGGCGATCAAGGCGTGCTCGGACAGATCCTCAAGACGGGCGAGGCCAATCTCGTCGCGGGTCTGCCGGCGCAGGCGGTCGGCACATATGCCAACCAGCCCGGCTACGAGGTCGTGGCGGGGTACCAGTCCGGCAACGGCATGATGTTCTCGATGAATACGGCGCGCCCTGCGCTGAACGACGTGAGGGTGAGGCGCGCCCTGCGCTACGCCTACGATCAAGACCGGATGAACCAGACGCTGTACGGCGGCAGCTACGTGACCGTCAGGGGCCCGCTGACGAAGTACACGCTGTACTATTGGAAGGGCGCCGAGAACGCGTACCGGCTCGATCCGGGCCGCGCCCGCTCGCTCCTCGATGAAGCCGGCTGGAAAGACAATCCGCGCACCGGCGTTCGGGAAAAAGACGGCCGGCCCTTGACGCTGACGATCGTGATGCTGCACCACAAGGAGATCGGCGAATACCTTGCGGCCCAGCTGCGCGCCGTTGGCGTGGACCTGCGGGTCGAAGTCGTTCCCGGCCCGGTACAGCTGCAGCGCGCGTTCAGCGGCGACTTTGACATCATCTACGAACGGCTGCGGAGCTATGAGCCCGACATCCTCGCCGACGAATTCTACTCCAAGAACTACCGTCCGGGAGGGTGGGCGTGGACGCGCTATCAGAACGCCGCGCTCGACAAGGTCCTGCTCGAGACACAGTCCACCACGGATCCGGCGCGGAGGCGGGCGCTCTTCACCGAAGCGCAGAAGACGGTGACGGAGCAGGCCCTCTACCTCCCGACACTCGACGATCCACAGTATTACGCGATGACGCGGAAGGTCCGCGGCTTTCGGCTCGGCGCGATCGGCTCATGGTACTTCGTCAACGACGTGTCGATCAGCACGTAG
- a CDS encoding ABC transporter permease has protein sequence MAGYIGQRVAVLIPVVGLVFTVVFAIMHALPGDPVQLMLAGAEAGVTTPERIAQLRTSMGLDQPLYVQYGRFIAHALRGDLGESIRFQSPVNELITGASLQTFQLSLAGMAAALLIGIPLGILAGIHENTWLDNAAMFVSLLGVSMPLFWLALLLILLVAIHLQWLPAISGQQLRGLVLPAFTLGFVAAGLISRLMRASLIEALRHDYVRTALAKGLRRRVVTSKHALRNALIPVITVAGLQFGGMLSGAVITETIFSRPGLGSLIVKAILWHDYPLIQGAVLLTSVAYVLVNLGIDLLYALIDPRIRYA, from the coding sequence ATGGCGGGGTACATCGGACAACGGGTGGCCGTCCTGATCCCGGTCGTCGGGCTGGTCTTCACCGTCGTATTCGCCATCATGCACGCGCTGCCCGGAGACCCGGTGCAGCTGATGCTTGCCGGCGCCGAGGCCGGCGTCACCACGCCGGAGCGCATCGCGCAGCTGCGGACCAGCATGGGCCTCGACCAACCGCTGTATGTGCAGTACGGCCGTTTCATCGCCCACGCGCTGCGCGGCGACCTGGGCGAATCGATACGGTTTCAGTCGCCGGTGAATGAATTGATCACCGGGGCCTCGCTGCAGACCTTCCAGCTGAGCCTCGCCGGAATGGCGGCGGCGCTCCTGATCGGCATCCCGCTCGGCATCCTCGCCGGCATCCACGAAAACACGTGGTTGGACAACGCGGCGATGTTCGTCTCGCTGCTCGGCGTCTCCATGCCGCTGTTCTGGCTGGCGCTGCTGTTGATTCTTCTGGTGGCCATCCATCTGCAGTGGCTCCCGGCGATCAGCGGCCAACAGCTTCGGGGGCTCGTCCTTCCCGCCTTCACGCTCGGGTTCGTCGCCGCCGGTCTCATCAGCCGGCTGATGCGCGCCAGCCTGATCGAGGCGCTCCGGCACGATTACGTCCGCACCGCGCTGGCGAAAGGGCTTCGCCGCCGGGTGGTCACCTCGAAACACGCGCTCCGCAACGCGCTGATTCCGGTGATCACCGTCGCCGGGCTTCAGTTCGGCGGCATGCTGAGCGGCGCGGTGATCACCGAAACCATATTCAGCCGGCCGGGCCTCGGCTCGCTCATCGTCAAGGCGATCCTGTGGCACGATTACCCGCTCATCCAAGGCGCGGTGTTGCTCACCTCGGTGGCGTACGTCTTGGTCAATCTGGGCATCGACCTGTTGTACGCGTTGATCGATCCTCGGATCCGCTATGCCTGA
- a CDS encoding ABC transporter permease, whose translation MTWKIFVRNKGALAGAVILAGWIAVAVLAPHVVPFDPLGLVAPSRQPPSLAHPMGTDLLGRDIFSRLIFGARLSLAIGLISVVIGMTAGSLMGLVAGYYGRRLDATLMRIVDAMLAFPGLLLALVVIASLGPGLVNVMLAVGISSVPLYARLVRGSCLTVREVEYVQAARALGGRDRRIMFRHILPNVLGPLVVLSTLQVGSAILVGSALSYLGMGAQPPTPEWGLMTSDGQPYLASAWWISTFPGFAIFSAAMAVNLLGDGLRAALDPRSTYR comes from the coding sequence ATCACATGGAAGATCTTTGTGCGGAACAAAGGAGCGCTCGCGGGCGCCGTCATTCTGGCCGGATGGATCGCCGTCGCGGTCCTGGCGCCCCACGTCGTCCCGTTCGACCCGCTCGGACTCGTCGCACCGAGCCGGCAGCCGCCCTCGCTCGCTCATCCAATGGGAACGGATCTGCTCGGCCGCGATATCTTCAGCCGCCTGATCTTCGGCGCGCGGCTCTCGCTTGCCATCGGGCTGATCAGCGTCGTCATCGGCATGACCGCCGGGTCGCTCATGGGCCTCGTGGCCGGCTACTATGGCCGCCGGCTCGACGCGACGCTGATGCGCATTGTGGATGCGATGCTGGCGTTTCCGGGCCTGCTGCTCGCCCTCGTCGTGATCGCCTCCCTCGGGCCGGGACTGGTCAACGTCATGCTGGCGGTCGGCATTTCGTCCGTGCCGCTCTACGCACGGCTCGTCCGGGGGTCCTGCCTCACGGTGCGTGAGGTCGAATATGTGCAGGCGGCGCGGGCGCTCGGCGGTCGGGACCGCCGCATCATGTTCCGGCACATCCTACCCAACGTGCTCGGTCCGCTCGTCGTCCTGTCTACCCTGCAGGTCGGGAGTGCGATCCTCGTCGGGTCGGCCCTCAGCTACCTCGGCATGGGCGCGCAGCCCCCCACGCCTGAATGGGGGCTCATGACCTCCGACGGGCAACCGTACCTGGCCTCGGCATGGTGGATCTCCACGTTCCCGGGATTTGCGATCTTTTCCGCGGCGATGGCCGTGAACTTGCTGGGGGACGGCCTCCGCGCGGCGCTCGATCCCCGGTCGACCTACCGATGA
- a CDS encoding Gfo/Idh/MocA family oxidoreductase has translation MSRAGRPGSVRVGIIGAGIAGERHAAAFGAHPDAIVAAVVDVDPERGRPLAARFGAAWFADYRDAFAHGIDAAVVCLPHALHAGCALEAARAKIHLLLEKPIANTIEDAHRIVDAAGAADTRLMIGYVHRFRPEVQAARELIRAGRLGRPATALDRFISGGMRDTPGWVWDRSLAGGGVVMYGGVHAIDRLRWLLDDEITEVYARSSTYSNAADVEDGLCAVLTFASGATAVLYENAPGYGRLGPWTTEVFGSEGALIITTGASVECRTARGAERQTYSEDRRFERQAEEFLGAIRERRRPSVDGYDGIRGLEVALALYRSARSGRPAPV, from the coding sequence ATGAGCCGCGCCGGCCGCCCGGGATCGGTACGCGTTGGGATTATCGGGGCGGGCATCGCGGGAGAGCGCCACGCCGCCGCGTTTGGCGCCCATCCGGACGCGATCGTCGCCGCCGTCGTGGACGTCGATCCCGAGCGGGGACGGCCGCTCGCGGCGCGATTCGGCGCCGCCTGGTTCGCCGACTATCGGGACGCGTTCGCGCACGGCATCGATGCGGCAGTGGTCTGCCTCCCGCACGCGCTGCATGCCGGCTGCGCACTGGAGGCGGCGCGGGCGAAGATTCATCTGCTGCTCGAGAAACCGATCGCCAACACCATTGAGGACGCCCACCGCATCGTGGACGCGGCCGGCGCGGCGGACACCCGGTTGATGATCGGTTACGTCCACCGGTTTCGCCCTGAAGTGCAGGCGGCCCGCGAGCTGATCCGGGCGGGACGTCTGGGGCGGCCGGCCACAGCGCTCGATCGGTTCATCAGCGGCGGCATGCGCGACACGCCCGGGTGGGTATGGGACCGGTCGCTGGCCGGCGGCGGCGTCGTGATGTACGGCGGCGTGCACGCGATCGACCGCCTGCGCTGGCTGCTGGACGACGAAATCACCGAAGTCTATGCGCGATCCTCGACGTACAGTAACGCCGCGGACGTCGAGGACGGGCTGTGCGCGGTCCTGACGTTCGCGTCCGGCGCGACCGCGGTCCTGTACGAAAACGCGCCCGGGTATGGGCGGCTTGGACCGTGGACGACCGAGGTGTTCGGCAGCGAAGGCGCGCTCATCATCACGACCGGGGCGAGCGTGGAGTGCCGTACCGCCCGGGGTGCCGAGCGGCAGACGTACAGCGAGGATCGGCGGTTTGAACGTCAGGCCGAGGAGTTCCTCGGCGCCATCCGCGAGCGCCGGCGGCCGTCCGTGGACGGTTACGACGGGATCCGCGGCCTTGAAGTGGCGCTGGCCCTGTACCGGTCGGCCCGGTCGGGCAGGCCGGCGCCTGTCTAG